One segment of Sphingobacteriales bacterium DNA contains the following:
- a CDS encoding tryptophan 2,3-dioxygenase: MNKEKLINDIEKKYQQLGENSETYLKGLLHAKPINYWDYVEVDTLLSLQRPRTNFKDEEIFIMYHQVTELFLKMMVHEIKQLVYEPFEETIWLEKLERLNRYTKMLIGSFDVMKYGMNYEDYNTFRSTLTPASGFQSVTFRLIEIYCTRLENLINEEGKKRIGAHPSINEYFEHIYWKDAGLNRITGEKSLTLRQFEEKYLECLIGLANKTKGITLEDKFLKMTNCSNTLKDKLREFDHLYNVAWPLVHLETAQHYLDSKGESKAATGGSEWKKYLHPKFQQRKFFPTLWTTEEITNWGNNIQNKKV, encoded by the coding sequence ATGAACAAAGAAAAATTAATCAATGATATTGAAAAAAAATATCAGCAATTAGGAGAAAATTCGGAAACCTATCTTAAAGGTCTTTTACACGCTAAACCCATCAACTATTGGGATTATGTGGAAGTAGATACGCTGCTTTCTTTACAGAGGCCACGTACAAACTTTAAAGACGAAGAGATTTTTATTATGTACCATCAGGTCACAGAATTATTCTTAAAAATGATGGTACACGAGATTAAACAATTGGTTTATGAGCCATTTGAAGAGACAATTTGGTTAGAAAAATTGGAACGATTAAACCGTTACACCAAAATGCTCATCGGCTCATTTGATGTGATGAAGTACGGAATGAATTATGAGGACTATAATACATTCAGAAGCACGCTTACTCCTGCAAGTGGATTCCAATCAGTTACTTTTCGATTGATAGAAATTTATTGCACTCGATTAGAAAACCTAATTAACGAAGAAGGTAAAAAGAGAATTGGAGCGCATCCCTCTATTAACGAATATTTCGAACACATCTATTGGAAAGATGCAGGTTTAAATCGAATTACAGGAGAAAAATCGCTAACACTACGTCAGTTTGAAGAAAAGTATTTGGAATGCTTAATCGGTTTAGCAAATAAAACAAAAGGGATAACTTTAGAGGATAAATTCCTAAAAATGACAAATTGCTCTAATACATTGAAAGATAAACTAAGAGAATTTGACCATTTATATAATGTGGCTTGGCCTTTAGTTCATTTGGAAACTGCACAACATTATCTTGATTCAAAAGGCGAAAGTAAAGCTGCCACAGGTGGCAGTGAATGGAAAAAATATTTACATCCAAAATTCCAACAGCGTAAATTTTTCCCAACGCTTTGGACTACTGAAGAAATAACAAATTGGGGAAATAACATTCAAAACAAAAAAGTATGA
- a CDS encoding hemerythrin domain-containing protein translates to MPNSIKRIEALKPLSREHHYGLLLCWKIRTGIKKNVAIERIKRYTDWYWKNHLSHHFEMEETYVFSILGNDHSLIKQAKAEHRKLKGLFESTEASLESISLIEEELEKHIRFEERVLFNEIQKVATAQDLEKISLVHTIDLQNEWADEFWVS, encoded by the coding sequence ATGCCTAATTCTATTAAAAGAATAGAAGCACTAAAGCCATTAAGTCGAGAACACCATTACGGTTTGTTGCTTTGTTGGAAAATAAGAACAGGAATTAAGAAAAACGTAGCGATAGAGAGAATAAAGCGTTACACAGATTGGTACTGGAAAAATCATTTATCCCATCATTTTGAAATGGAAGAAACTTATGTTTTTTCGATTTTGGGTAATGATCACTCGCTTATAAAACAAGCCAAAGCAGAGCACCGAAAACTGAAAGGTCTTTTTGAAAGTACTGAAGCGTCATTAGAATCAATAAGCCTAATTGAAGAAGAACTTGAAAAGCACATTCGTTTTGAAGAAAGAGTGCTTTTTAATGAGATTCAAAAGGTGGCTACTGCACAAGATTTGGAAAAAATATCATTGGTTCATACCATAGATTTACAAAATGAATGGGCAGATGAATTTTGGGTATCATAA
- a CDS encoding thioredoxin family protein, whose translation MSKSIFYHAGCPVCVSAEHDIVNLIGADNVEIVHIGEDRNRIAEAEKAGVKSVPALLTPNGNVLHINYGASIADVKG comes from the coding sequence ATGTCAAAATCAATTTTCTATCACGCAGGATGCCCTGTGTGCGTCAGTGCAGAGCACGACATCGTAAACCTAATTGGTGCCGATAATGTAGAAATCGTTCACATTGGCGAAGACCGCAATCGAATTGCAGAAGCAGAAAAAGCGGGTGTGAAATCTGTACCCGCATTGCTTACTCCAAACGGAAATGTCCTTCACATCAATTATGGAGCGTCTATAGCTGACGTAAAAGGTTAA
- a CDS encoding DUF2024 family protein gives MKVAVWDTYVTKKDGTVMHFDIIAPQEINDTALIYGYGKEYLKTKRQDGQALSSKECRFCHIQNIKPQWETEIKQKGYFIIEMENCN, from the coding sequence ATGAAAGTAGCAGTTTGGGACACCTATGTAACTAAAAAAGACGGTACTGTGATGCATTTCGACATCATTGCACCACAAGAAATTAATGACACTGCCCTTATTTACGGTTATGGCAAAGAATATTTAAAAACCAAAAGACAAGACGGGCAAGCCCTATCATCAAAAGAGTGCAGGTTTTGTCACATCCAAAACATCAAACCTCAATGGGAAACAGAAATTAAACAAAAAGGTTACTTTATTATTGAAATGGAAAATTGTAATTAA
- a CDS encoding winged helix-turn-helix transcriptional regulator encodes MKYSPFNLSEQNQKVESRIVVALERISEVFRVLLWNESKENSLSPIQIQILIFIHFHSQEKCKVGYLADEFNMTKATISDSIKVLLAKGFVAKEIDTADTRSYSLSLTSEGRKTAKKASFFASSFEQPLEKLTEEQKTTMLNGLLKIIYDLNQSGIITLQRMCFTCLNYQYNNGIHYCKLLENQLVESDLRIDCPEHALQQ; translated from the coding sequence ATGAAATACTCCCCTTTTAATTTAAGCGAGCAAAACCAAAAGGTTGAAAGTCGAATTGTAGTGGCACTTGAGCGAATTTCAGAAGTATTTCGGGTATTACTTTGGAATGAAAGTAAAGAAAATTCGCTAAGTCCAATACAAATTCAGATTCTGATTTTTATTCATTTTCATTCTCAAGAAAAATGCAAGGTGGGCTATTTGGCAGATGAGTTCAATATGACCAAAGCCACCATTAGCGATAGCATAAAAGTGCTGCTTGCCAAAGGTTTTGTCGCTAAAGAAATAGACACAGCCGACACTAGAAGCTATTCTCTTTCGCTAACGTCAGAAGGGAGAAAAACAGCGAAAAAAGCATCTTTTTTTGCTTCGTCTTTTGAGCAACCCTTAGAAAAGCTGACGGAAGAGCAGAAAACCACAATGTTGAATGGATTGCTAAAAATAATTTATGACTTGAATCAATCGGGTATTATTACCCTTCAACGAATGTGTTTTACTTGTTTGAATTACCAATATAACAATGGTATTCATTACTGTAAACTATTGGAAAACCAACTTGTTGAAAGCGATTTGAGAATTGATTGCCCCGAACACGCATTGCAACAATAA